One window of Chloroflexus aggregans DSM 9485 genomic DNA carries:
- a CDS encoding response regulator transcription factor has protein sequence MSNPITILIADDHTMFRQGLREILERKGGFQVVAEVRDGAAAVEAAKTTKPDVALLDVSMPVMTGIEAARQIGQVSPHTRCVVLTMHRDEQTVLEALRAGANAYLLKDADASELIEAIHVVYRGEAALAGSAAARVLDLLRRNDNAPALHEVLTPRERDILALVAQGDDNRAIALKLSLAEKTVGNRLSEIFQKLGVSNRTQAAIVAVQRGLVPPPELR, from the coding sequence ATGAGTAATCCGATCACGATTCTGATTGCTGATGACCATACCATGTTCCGGCAAGGCCTACGCGAGATCCTAGAGCGCAAAGGTGGGTTCCAGGTTGTCGCCGAAGTGCGTGATGGTGCAGCAGCAGTCGAAGCGGCGAAAACGACAAAACCCGATGTTGCGCTCCTCGATGTTTCAATGCCGGTCATGACCGGCATTGAGGCGGCGCGCCAGATCGGGCAGGTCAGTCCCCACACCCGCTGCGTCGTGCTGACGATGCACCGCGACGAGCAGACCGTGCTCGAAGCGTTACGGGCAGGTGCCAATGCTTATCTGCTGAAAGATGCAGATGCGTCAGAGCTGATCGAGGCGATTCACGTTGTGTACCGCGGTGAGGCGGCGTTGGCCGGCAGTGCTGCGGCGCGCGTGCTCGATCTGCTGCGACGCAACGATAACGCACCGGCGCTGCATGAGGTGCTGACCCCACGTGAACGGGATATTCTGGCGCTCGTTGCCCAAGGTGACGATAACCGCGCGATTGCGCTGAAGCTAAGCCTTGCCGAAAAGACGGTCGGTAACCGCTTGAGCGAGATTTTTCAGAAGCTTGGGGTGAGTAATCGGACTCAGGCGGCGATTGTGGCGGTGCAACGGGGGCTGGTACCGCCGCCAGAGTTGCGGTAA
- a CDS encoding dihydroorotase, whose product MRYLIKNGTIIDPANRVATIGDILVADGKVERLYDLADLHSDREPIGPDVEVINARGCVVAPGFTDLHTHLRQPGEEHRETITSVSAAAAVGGFTTLCARPTTHPTPDNAAAIRQLRELVAHFGSVRIDVIGALTLGNEGRILSEMRELAEAGCIAFSDGGRTIADAALMRHALSYAAALNLPVMVTCQDPSLAAGGVAHEGAVSVRLGLPGIPAAAEEAIVARDIALAEATGAHLHISRVSTAGSVALIRAARARGVRVTAEVTPHHLTLTDRWLLGWLEERNEIETGRAGAHPDLSLPSWLEPSLLPPYDSSTRVEPPLRSIEHVEALVAGLRDGVIDAIAVDHAPLALVDRECEYGIAPPGISGLETALALTLTLVHRGEMDIVNLIAKLTEGPAQVLNRSPANLRPGATADIVIFDPERSWVVDPDHFRSRGRNTPLRGQRLKGQVMLTMAAGKIVFRRDNFGRQGQAAPQPSRLEGILESEET is encoded by the coding sequence ATGCGGTATCTCATAAAAAACGGCACAATTATCGATCCGGCCAACCGAGTGGCAACTATCGGTGATATTTTGGTCGCCGACGGCAAAGTTGAGCGATTGTACGATCTGGCCGATCTCCACAGCGATCGCGAACCCATCGGGCCGGACGTGGAAGTGATTAATGCTCGTGGCTGTGTCGTCGCACCGGGTTTTACCGATCTCCACACCCACCTGCGACAGCCGGGTGAAGAACATCGAGAGACGATTACCAGCGTGAGCGCGGCAGCAGCCGTTGGCGGCTTTACCACGCTGTGCGCCCGTCCCACAACGCACCCCACCCCGGATAACGCGGCGGCAATTCGGCAGTTGCGTGAATTGGTCGCGCACTTTGGGAGTGTGCGGATCGATGTGATCGGCGCGTTGACGTTGGGGAACGAAGGGCGGATCTTGAGTGAGATGCGCGAACTGGCCGAAGCCGGCTGTATTGCGTTTAGTGACGGTGGACGGACCATCGCCGACGCGGCGCTGATGCGGCATGCGTTATCGTATGCGGCAGCGCTCAATTTGCCGGTGATGGTGACGTGTCAAGACCCGTCGTTGGCTGCCGGTGGTGTTGCCCATGAAGGGGCAGTGAGTGTACGTTTAGGTCTGCCGGGCATCCCTGCAGCCGCCGAAGAAGCCATTGTAGCCCGCGATATTGCCCTCGCCGAAGCGACCGGTGCTCATTTGCACATCAGCCGAGTAAGTACGGCCGGCAGCGTCGCGCTGATCCGAGCTGCACGAGCGCGTGGGGTGCGGGTGACGGCAGAAGTGACGCCGCACCACCTGACACTGACCGACCGCTGGCTGCTGGGCTGGCTGGAAGAGCGAAACGAGATCGAAACCGGCCGCGCCGGTGCCCATCCCGATCTGAGCTTACCATCGTGGCTTGAGCCAAGCCTATTACCGCCATACGACAGTTCAACGCGGGTTGAACCGCCCTTACGCAGCATCGAACATGTTGAAGCGTTGGTGGCCGGCTTGCGTGATGGCGTGATCGATGCGATTGCAGTTGATCACGCGCCGCTGGCACTTGTTGACCGTGAGTGTGAGTACGGGATTGCCCCACCCGGCATCAGCGGTCTGGAGACGGCACTTGCCCTTACGCTGACTCTCGTCCATCGCGGTGAGATGGATATTGTCAACCTGATTGCGAAACTCACCGAGGGGCCGGCGCAGGTACTCAACCGGTCGCCGGCGAACTTGCGGCCCGGGGCAACCGCCGACATCGTGATCTTCGATCCTGAGCGGAGCTGGGTGGTAGACCCCGATCACTTCCGGTCACGTGGGCGTAACACGCCGCTACGCGGCCAACGGTTGAAGGGACAGGTGATGTTGACGATGGCTGCCGGCAAGATTGTGTTCCGTCGCGACAATTTTGGCCGGCAAGGACAAGCAGCACCACAACCCTCACGACTCGAAGGTATTTTGGAGAGTGAAGAGACATAA
- a CDS encoding MGDG synthase family glycosyltransferase: MPRVLILHASVGTGHKRAAEALAAAFSRRQPGEVRVEDVLDHTSRLFRFAYARSYLELTDRAPLVWGYFYTQTNADPNLAEITNNIRKLVESIGTNGLKEVLRAFQPDVIICTHFLPMELLVSYKRSARLTEPVYCVITDYAAHTFWTYTEIDGYFVGDEQTRAQLIERGVSPQQVVVSGIPIDPCFAQPNDSREARIRRNLPPEGTVVTLFGGGVDDDHVRLIVSQLMQSPLKATLVVVAGRNTTLVESLSDFISTPNIDLRVLGFIDYVDDLITASDLVITKAGGLIVSEILARGTPMIIIDPILGQEEWNADYVVSTGSGIQLRMCESTARAVLNLLNHPTMLAEMRRCAKAASHPNAALDIAEKVIADLESYRHA; the protein is encoded by the coding sequence ATGCCGCGAGTGCTGATCTTACACGCCTCAGTAGGAACCGGTCATAAGCGTGCTGCTGAAGCGCTGGCTGCCGCCTTTAGCCGTCGCCAACCTGGTGAAGTGCGTGTCGAGGATGTCCTCGATCACACCTCCCGTCTCTTTCGCTTCGCATATGCTCGTTCCTATCTTGAATTGACCGACCGCGCGCCGTTGGTGTGGGGCTATTTCTACACACAAACGAACGCCGACCCCAATCTAGCCGAGATCACCAACAATATTCGCAAGTTGGTTGAAAGTATCGGGACGAACGGCCTGAAAGAGGTCTTACGCGCCTTTCAGCCAGATGTTATCATTTGTACTCATTTCTTGCCCATGGAGCTGCTGGTCAGCTACAAACGCAGTGCGCGCCTGACCGAACCGGTCTACTGCGTTATTACCGATTACGCCGCCCATACCTTCTGGACGTACACCGAAATCGATGGCTATTTCGTCGGTGATGAACAGACACGCGCACAGCTCATCGAGCGTGGTGTTAGCCCGCAGCAAGTGGTTGTGAGCGGTATTCCAATCGATCCATGCTTCGCCCAACCGAACGATAGCCGTGAAGCCCGGATACGTCGTAACTTGCCGCCAGAGGGGACGGTGGTGACGCTGTTTGGTGGTGGGGTTGACGATGATCACGTGCGGCTGATCGTCAGCCAACTTATGCAAAGCCCACTAAAAGCGACGCTGGTGGTGGTCGCCGGGCGAAATACGACCCTAGTCGAGTCGTTGAGCGATTTTATTTCGACCCCGAATATCGATCTGCGGGTCTTGGGATTTATCGATTATGTCGATGATCTGATTACGGCGAGCGATTTGGTGATTACAAAGGCGGGTGGGCTGATCGTGAGCGAGATTCTCGCCCGTGGTACACCGATGATTATCATTGACCCTATTCTCGGCCAAGAGGAGTGGAACGCCGATTACGTCGTCAGTACCGGCAGCGGGATCCAATTGCGCATGTGCGAATCGACCGCACGGGCCGTGCTCAATCTGCTGAACCACCCTACAATGTTGGCTGAAATGCGACGGTGTGCAAAGGCGGCGTCGCATCCCAATGCAGCTCTCGATATTGCCGAAAAGGTGATCGCCGATCTTGAGAGTTATCGTCACGCCTAA
- the pyrR gene encoding bifunctional pyr operon transcriptional regulator/uracil phosphoribosyltransferase PyrR, with protein sequence MSNEKQILSADEIRRALVRIAHEIDERNGGLQHVVLVGIRSRGVPLAERIAAAIADFEGTRVPVGQLDITLYRDDLKLRGPAARVYKTDVPTDITGKTVVLVDDVLFTGRTVRAALDAIADLGRPARIQLAVLIDRGHRELPIRADYVGKNVPTSLSERVKVRLRETDGVDEVVILRGTNND encoded by the coding sequence ATGAGCAACGAGAAACAGATATTATCAGCCGACGAAATACGCAGAGCACTGGTACGAATTGCCCACGAAATTGATGAACGTAACGGTGGTTTGCAGCATGTCGTCCTCGTCGGGATTCGCAGTCGGGGGGTACCACTGGCCGAACGGATCGCTGCTGCGATTGCCGACTTTGAGGGAACACGGGTACCGGTCGGTCAACTCGATATTACGCTTTACCGTGATGATCTAAAGCTACGCGGGCCGGCGGCGCGCGTGTACAAAACGGATGTCCCGACGGATATAACCGGCAAGACGGTCGTGCTGGTCGATGATGTATTGTTCACCGGGCGGACGGTACGGGCAGCCCTCGACGCGATTGCCGATCTGGGTCGTCCGGCCCGCATTCAACTGGCCGTCCTCATCGACCGTGGTCATCGTGAATTACCGATTCGGGCCGATTATGTCGGTAAAAACGTGCCAACCTCGCTGTCGGAGCGGGTCAAGGTTCGCCTGCGCGAAACCGACGGGGTTGATGAAGTTGTCATTCTGCGAGGTACGAACAATGACTGA
- a CDS encoding MGDG synthase family glycosyltransferase → MNRQPIDVLFAISDTGGGHRSAAVAISAALEQLSGGEITWAIEDLLQATNVPGIRSAPGIYDQLSTRWLKLYNVSFQLTNSRSTVGFLSRIVYLIARQNLERLLAERHPRLVVVTHPLVHRLVCAARRRHNAFRVVTVVTDLVTLHAAWSYPGVDLALTPTDEAYHLMRKRGMKPSQLQRCGFPVHPKFAAENRDAPTARRDLGFDPDRFTVLLTAGGVGAGRLGELVHSLEQQLPDKQLLVVTGKNRALYEDLRRGPRLPHTHVFGFVHNMEELMAASDVVVTKAGPGTLMEALVMRKPVIVTEAVGIQEHGNIDFVLNYELGFFCPTTERIVAAITSLEDPARYAATVERLKHAVPRDGAMQIARVIHQQLSLRPVR, encoded by the coding sequence ATGAATCGTCAACCAATTGATGTGTTATTTGCTATTTCAGATACCGGCGGCGGCCATCGTAGTGCTGCGGTGGCGATTAGTGCCGCGCTCGAACAGTTGTCGGGTGGTGAGATTACATGGGCCATCGAAGATCTCTTGCAGGCGACCAATGTGCCCGGTATTCGGAGCGCACCCGGTATCTACGACCAGCTTTCCACCCGTTGGCTGAAGTTGTACAATGTTTCGTTTCAGTTGACCAACTCGCGTTCGACGGTAGGGTTTTTATCGCGGATCGTGTATCTGATTGCCCGCCAAAATCTCGAACGCCTGCTCGCCGAACGTCACCCACGCTTGGTGGTCGTCACCCATCCCCTTGTCCATCGTCTTGTCTGTGCCGCTCGCCGTCGCCACAATGCGTTTCGCGTAGTAACTGTCGTGACCGATCTGGTCACGCTCCACGCCGCCTGGAGTTATCCCGGTGTGGATTTGGCGCTGACCCCCACCGATGAAGCGTATCACCTGATGCGCAAACGTGGCATGAAACCGAGTCAGTTGCAGCGCTGCGGCTTCCCGGTCCATCCGAAGTTTGCCGCCGAAAATCGTGATGCTCCCACTGCTCGCCGCGATTTGGGGTTCGATCCCGATCGCTTTACCGTCTTGCTAACCGCCGGTGGTGTCGGCGCCGGTCGTCTTGGTGAATTGGTTCATTCCCTTGAACAACAGCTCCCTGATAAGCAGCTCCTCGTTGTGACCGGTAAAAATCGCGCGCTCTACGAGGATTTGCGGCGTGGGCCACGTTTGCCGCATACCCATGTGTTCGGTTTCGTTCATAACATGGAAGAATTGATGGCCGCAAGTGATGTAGTGGTGACGAAGGCCGGCCCAGGTACGCTGATGGAGGCGTTGGTGATGCGTAAGCCGGTGATTGTCACCGAAGCGGTTGGGATTCAAGAACACGGTAATATTGATTTTGTGCTGAACTACGAGCTAGGGTTCTTCTGTCCGACGACCGAGCGGATCGTCGCCGCTATTACCAGTCTCGAAGACCCGGCTCGCTATGCTGCGACGGTCGAACGTCTCAAACATGCCGTCCCCCGTGACGGAGCAATGCAGATTGCACGGGTTATTCATCAGCAGTTAAGCTTGCGACCGGTACGGTAA
- a CDS encoding aspartate carbamoyltransferase catalytic subunit, whose product MTERRRHAIDLDDFTATEIEEILETAESMREVLSREIKQVPALRGKTVVNMFFEESTRTRISFELAARALSANVVAFTARGSSVEKGESLVDTVRTLQALGADIIVMRHSRSGAPYLVARHFRGALINAGDGRHAHPTQALLDLYTMRSHHGQIRDLNVVIVGDILHSRVVRSNLWGLTRLGARVTLCGPPTLIGPSAFWTATWPTVRIAYDLDPLLAEADVVMALRLQKERMQHGLLPALREYTRIYGLTPERLARLPAHAIVMHPGPMNEGIEIFPEVATSATAVIEEQVTNGVAVRMALLYRMAG is encoded by the coding sequence ATGACTGAACGACGCCGCCACGCCATCGATCTCGACGACTTTACTGCCACCGAGATCGAGGAGATTTTAGAGACTGCCGAAAGCATGCGTGAGGTACTTAGCCGCGAGATCAAGCAGGTACCGGCCTTACGTGGCAAGACGGTGGTCAATATGTTCTTTGAAGAGAGCACGCGCACCCGGATCTCGTTTGAGCTGGCAGCGCGTGCGTTGTCTGCCAACGTCGTTGCCTTTACGGCACGTGGCAGTAGCGTAGAAAAGGGTGAGTCACTGGTTGATACGGTGCGTACCCTACAAGCATTAGGAGCCGACATCATTGTGATGCGGCATAGCCGGTCAGGGGCGCCGTATCTAGTGGCACGTCATTTTCGTGGTGCGTTGATCAATGCGGGTGATGGTCGCCATGCCCATCCTACCCAAGCCCTACTCGACCTCTATACGATGCGCAGCCATCATGGTCAAATTCGCGATCTGAATGTGGTGATCGTGGGTGATATTCTGCACAGTCGGGTCGTGCGTTCAAACCTGTGGGGGCTTACCCGGCTTGGTGCGCGCGTAACCCTCTGTGGGCCACCGACGCTGATCGGGCCGTCGGCATTTTGGACGGCCACATGGCCGACGGTGCGCATTGCCTACGACCTCGATCCGCTCCTGGCCGAGGCCGATGTGGTAATGGCGCTCCGGTTGCAGAAAGAGCGTATGCAACACGGCTTGTTGCCGGCGTTACGCGAATATACCCGTATATACGGTCTCACACCCGAACGCCTTGCGCGCCTACCAGCCCACGCAATTGTGATGCATCCTGGGCCGATGAACGAAGGGATCGAAATCTTTCCTGAAGTCGCTACGTCGGCAACGGCAGTCATTGAGGAACAGGTAACCAACGGTGTCGCCGTGCGAATGGCGTTACTGTACCGAATGGCCGGTTGA
- a CDS encoding malic enzyme-like NAD(P)-binding protein, giving the protein MPVGVTGIFVYLEPENEVNGMSVGVAYTLTLRCQIENRPGMLGRLTTLIGEVGGDIGAIDIVRAERNFLVRDITVRVQDEQHGEQLVAAINTLQNIKVLQVSDRVLLTHLGGKLTTQSRVPLKTRDDLSLAYTPGVARVCRAIADDPEKVYSLTWKGNSVAVVSDGSAILGLGNLGPEAAMPVMEGKAILFKELANIDAVPICLRSQDPDIIVQTVEQIAPSFGGINLEDIAAPNCFIVEGRLEESLDLPVMHDDQHGTAVVVLAALRNALRLVGKALSDVRVVINGVGAAGTAIIRTLLEAGVGEITAVDRFGILVEGDDARQTPMQRIIASLTNRERRRGDLAVALRGADVFIGVSRGNILTTDHVRSMSADPIVFALANPIPEGDPDMLRQYARVVATGRSDQPNQINNVLSFPGIFRGALDVNARRITSAMRLAAAEALANAVPIEEMNEDYIVPSVFNRQIVPAIAHAVAQAAIADGVARRNHLPGD; this is encoded by the coding sequence ATGCCCGTCGGTGTGACGGGCATTTTTGTGTATCTTGAGCCGGAAAACGAGGTGAATGGTATGTCCGTTGGGGTGGCTTATACGCTGACCTTGCGCTGCCAAATTGAAAATCGGCCCGGTATGTTGGGCCGGCTCACGACCCTGATCGGCGAGGTCGGTGGCGACATCGGCGCGATCGATATTGTTCGCGCTGAACGTAACTTTCTTGTGCGCGATATTACTGTGCGCGTACAAGATGAACAACACGGTGAGCAACTGGTAGCCGCGATCAACACGCTGCAAAACATTAAAGTGCTTCAGGTGAGCGACCGTGTCCTCCTCACCCACCTCGGCGGTAAGCTTACTACCCAGAGCCGGGTTCCGCTAAAAACCCGTGATGATCTCTCCCTGGCCTACACGCCCGGCGTGGCTCGTGTCTGCCGTGCAATCGCCGACGATCCTGAAAAGGTCTATTCACTCACGTGGAAAGGGAATAGCGTTGCCGTGGTCAGCGATGGCTCGGCGATCCTCGGTTTGGGCAATCTTGGCCCCGAAGCGGCGATGCCGGTGATGGAAGGCAAGGCGATTCTGTTTAAAGAGCTGGCCAATATCGATGCGGTACCGATTTGTCTCCGCTCACAAGACCCCGACATTATCGTGCAGACGGTTGAACAGATTGCGCCAAGCTTCGGCGGCATCAATCTCGAAGATATTGCCGCTCCCAATTGCTTTATCGTCGAGGGCCGACTGGAAGAGAGCCTTGATCTGCCGGTGATGCATGACGATCAGCACGGCACTGCAGTGGTCGTGCTGGCGGCGTTACGCAATGCGCTCCGTCTTGTCGGTAAAGCGTTGTCCGATGTCCGTGTGGTCATCAACGGTGTCGGTGCTGCCGGCACTGCCATTATTCGCACACTGCTTGAGGCCGGCGTCGGCGAGATTACGGCGGTGGATCGGTTCGGGATTTTGGTCGAGGGCGATGATGCCCGTCAGACGCCAATGCAACGTATTATCGCTTCCCTCACCAACCGTGAGCGTCGGCGGGGCGATTTGGCCGTCGCTCTCCGCGGCGCCGATGTGTTCATCGGGGTGTCGCGCGGGAATATTCTCACCACCGACCACGTGCGCTCGATGAGTGCTGACCCAATAGTGTTTGCGTTGGCCAATCCTATTCCTGAGGGCGATCCCGACATGCTGCGTCAGTACGCGCGTGTGGTTGCAACCGGACGGAGCGATCAGCCAAATCAGATCAATAATGTGCTCAGTTTTCCCGGTATCTTTCGGGGTGCGCTTGATGTTAATGCCCGTCGCATCACCTCGGCGATGCGCCTTGCTGCTGCCGAAGCGCTGGCAAATGCCGTTCCCATCGAGGAGATGAACGAAGACTATATCGTGCCGAGTGTCTTTAATCGTCAGATTGTGCCGGCCATTGCACATGCGGTGGCACAGGCTGCCATCGCCGATGGAGTGGCGCGTCGTAATCACTTGCCGGGTGATTAG
- a CDS encoding zinc metalloprotease HtpX, whose translation MTMLVNSLKTVGLLGLLTGLFIAIGGAVGGQIGMIIAFVLAIVMNMGAWWFSDTLALKMSGAQEVSPDEAPELHAMVEELSRRAGIPKPRVYIIDTDAPNAFATGRDPAHGAVAVTTGIARLLTREELAGVIAHELAHIKHRDTLISSVAATIAGAIGMLADMVMWGMIFAGLGGSDEEEGGGIAGLVGAVLTAMLAPIMALIIQMAISRSREYMADAGGAQILGNPLPLASALEKLEWAAGRMPMEEARPATAHLYIINPVLGGLASLFRTHPETHKRISRLRAMANRSGNTAIVA comes from the coding sequence ATGACAATGCTAGTAAATAGTTTAAAGACTGTTGGCCTGCTCGGTCTACTGACCGGGTTGTTCATCGCCATTGGTGGCGCGGTCGGTGGACAGATCGGTATGATTATTGCGTTTGTGCTGGCCATCGTGATGAACATGGGAGCCTGGTGGTTTTCCGACACGCTTGCCCTCAAGATGAGCGGGGCGCAAGAAGTCAGCCCAGACGAAGCACCTGAATTGCACGCAATGGTCGAGGAGCTGTCACGGCGAGCCGGGATACCCAAGCCGCGCGTCTATATTATCGATACTGATGCACCCAACGCCTTTGCGACCGGACGCGATCCGGCGCACGGTGCCGTAGCAGTAACGACCGGGATTGCCCGCTTGCTGACACGTGAGGAGCTAGCCGGCGTGATTGCACACGAGCTGGCCCACATCAAGCACCGCGATACGCTGATCTCGTCAGTTGCCGCGACGATTGCCGGCGCCATCGGGATGCTGGCCGATATGGTGATGTGGGGAATGATATTTGCCGGATTGGGTGGCAGTGATGAGGAGGAAGGCGGCGGCATCGCCGGGCTGGTCGGTGCTGTCTTGACCGCAATGTTAGCCCCGATAATGGCGCTGATTATTCAGATGGCGATCTCGCGCTCGCGTGAGTATATGGCTGATGCCGGTGGCGCACAAATTCTTGGCAATCCGTTGCCGCTTGCCAGCGCGCTTGAGAAGCTCGAGTGGGCCGCCGGTCGTATGCCAATGGAAGAGGCCCGTCCGGCAACAGCCCATCTCTACATCATTAACCCGGTGTTGGGTGGGCTGGCAAGCCTGTTCCGCACACACCCGGAGACGCACAAGCGTATCTCGCGGTTGCGGGCAATGGCTAACCGTAGCGGGAACACCGCTATCGTTGCCTGA
- a CDS encoding helix-turn-helix transcriptional regulator, which yields MASSRSAFAARFSALIGEGPIAYLTRWRMQLAARLLIEYPNVRINEIAERVGYHSEAAFSKAFKRAIGVAPSKYRR from the coding sequence GTGGCATCGTCGCGTTCGGCGTTTGCCGCTCGTTTTTCGGCTCTGATCGGCGAAGGGCCAATCGCCTATCTCACTCGCTGGCGTATGCAACTGGCTGCTCGGTTATTGATCGAATATCCCAATGTGCGGATCAACGAGATTGCCGAGCGGGTTGGCTACCATTCGGAAGCGGCTTTTAGCAAAGCGTTCAAACGCGCCATAGGTGTCGCACCGAGCAAGTATCGACGATAA
- a CDS encoding M6 family metallopeptidase codes for MRRFLLIIALTLITGCMPSVERPPEDYRPTATPRSATGTAHAPPPPPTPVAMVTPAPNNDVNEIALIDAAARLPRDQVELARQLGACRPAPEECLYVARTIPPDVQLGERRSFSVTDFSNDSQYEITADLRYIGPVVLMYVETGVPFDQGALERAARTFEQEIYPRTREIFGSEAQPGVDGDNRITILNAVERSRQILGYYSSSDSLPKQVNRYSNEREMFFMNIELMPFDSDTYLDVLAHEFQHMIHQHEQPGSALWLNEGMSQLAEDLNGFQSEGFIPLYLRNTDIQLTGWGFAPGQSGVHYGAAHLFMRYIYAQYAGKDQLRSLIRANAGNNLEAFVELAARVRPDITHFRQIMADWAVANLLNDPRVGDGRYTYDTGTELRNLLPHTVRPTPVERRHQDDIVQFGVDYLALPANARSITFRGDTTVRIAGQMPQGRYAWWSNRSDDSIATLTRKIDLRGVSSATLTFDTWFEIEDDYDYAFVTVSTDGGRTWETLPGKWTTDYDPQGVNYGHGLTGVSGRPEADVEDGLRGRWVNERMDLTQFVGQEVLLRFWSINDQGVHAPGILIDNITIPEIGFRDTVEEGENGWEAAGFVRVDGDLPQQWDLHLVRTAANGQITVEALPVDEDGIATATLNDGERGVLVVIAVTPHTSERVQYEVISE; via the coding sequence ATGAGACGATTCCTGCTTATTATTGCTCTCACCCTGATCACCGGCTGTATGCCATCGGTCGAGAGACCACCGGAAGACTACCGACCTACGGCGACACCACGATCCGCTACCGGTACCGCCCACGCTCCGCCACCACCACCGACTCCGGTAGCGATGGTTACTCCCGCACCGAACAACGACGTGAATGAAATCGCGCTGATCGATGCGGCTGCTCGTCTGCCGCGCGATCAAGTTGAGCTAGCCCGCCAACTCGGCGCGTGTCGCCCGGCACCAGAGGAATGCCTGTATGTAGCGCGTACTATCCCCCCTGACGTGCAGCTTGGCGAACGCCGATCTTTTTCTGTAACCGATTTTAGTAACGATAGCCAATACGAAATCACTGCTGATCTACGCTACATTGGGCCGGTGGTGTTGATGTATGTCGAAACCGGCGTACCTTTTGATCAGGGCGCATTGGAACGTGCTGCGCGTACCTTTGAACAAGAGATTTACCCGCGTACCCGCGAGATCTTCGGCAGTGAGGCACAACCCGGGGTTGACGGTGACAACCGGATTACCATTCTGAACGCGGTAGAGCGCAGTCGTCAGATCCTCGGTTATTATTCGTCGAGCGACTCATTACCGAAACAGGTCAACCGCTATAGCAATGAGCGTGAGATGTTCTTTATGAACATCGAGCTGATGCCTTTCGATAGCGATACCTACCTCGACGTGCTGGCCCACGAATTTCAACACATGATCCATCAGCACGAACAGCCGGGCAGTGCCTTGTGGCTCAACGAGGGAATGTCACAATTGGCCGAAGACCTCAACGGCTTTCAGAGCGAAGGCTTCATTCCGCTCTATCTGCGCAATACCGACATTCAATTGACCGGGTGGGGCTTTGCGCCCGGCCAGTCAGGCGTGCATTACGGCGCTGCTCACCTCTTTATGCGCTACATCTATGCCCAATACGCCGGCAAAGACCAATTACGCTCGTTGATTCGGGCCAACGCCGGTAACAATCTCGAAGCGTTCGTCGAGTTAGCCGCCCGTGTTCGACCCGATATTACGCACTTTCGGCAGATCATGGCCGATTGGGCCGTCGCCAACTTACTTAACGACCCACGGGTAGGCGATGGTCGTTACACCTACGATACCGGTACCGAATTGAGGAATCTCCTGCCGCACACAGTACGCCCAACGCCGGTCGAGCGGCGGCATCAAGACGATATTGTGCAGTTCGGCGTTGATTACCTTGCATTACCGGCGAACGCGCGCTCGATAACCTTCCGTGGCGACACTACCGTGCGCATTGCCGGACAGATGCCACAGGGACGCTACGCCTGGTGGAGCAACCGTAGTGATGATAGCATTGCAACGCTCACGCGCAAGATTGATCTACGTGGGGTCAGTTCAGCGACACTCACCTTCGACACGTGGTTCGAGATCGAAGACGATTATGACTACGCTTTCGTCACTGTTTCGACTGACGGCGGGCGGACGTGGGAGACCCTACCCGGCAAGTGGACGACCGACTATGATCCACAAGGCGTGAATTATGGTCACGGTCTGACCGGTGTTTCGGGGAGACCGGAGGCCGACGTTGAAGACGGCTTGCGCGGGCGTTGGGTCAACGAGCGGATGGATTTAACCCAGTTTGTCGGCCAAGAAGTGTTGTTGCGATTTTGGTCGATTAATGATCAGGGAGTACATGCACCTGGTATCTTGATTGATAACATTACCATCCCCGAAATCGGTTTTCGTGATACCGTCGAAGAGGGGGAGAATGGCTGGGAAGCAGCAGGATTTGTGCGGGTCGATGGCGATCTGCCGCAGCAATGGGATTTGCACCTGGTGCGCACGGCGGCCAATGGACAGATCACCGTTGAGGCATTGCCGGTTGATGAAGACGGTATCGCAACGGCAACGCTGAATGACGGTGAGCGGGGGGTATTGGTGGTGATTGCCGTCACGCCGCACACGAGTGAACGGGTGCAATACGAGGTTATCAGCGAATAG